cattttgcatttgccCTTGTTCCGCACTACTCGTAATTTATGCACAGCATGGGGGGGATAACAaaatttgccttttttttcacccccccgAGAAACTTGATTAAAAGtcaaaaaaggcagaaaaggcagaaaatacaaaagtgagcacgcaaaaaatgcaacattTCTGTATTTGCTAGAAACCCCATCCTTCGTCGTTTACTCTAAGGGCTCCATGTCACCTCACCAAAATGGCACTCGTGCCATAATcgacgaattttttttttacgccaaAGTACGGCAGTAATGTTTCTTTCGCATTCacctactttttttttcctgccaaTTTGATCGCGCCTCTCTTTTCTTTACGTTTCTCCCCTGCGCTTTTTCCCAACGCGTAACAATAGCAACGCCCCCCAAATAACCCATTTTTCGTGCCGTACAAACAAGGGAAAATGCTGACGGGTCAAAAAGAACGATTGGATCATTTTTCAGAGCATCCAAATGTGAATTAGCAAACATGCTAGATGGGTAGTGAGCATGAAAAAGAGGACTTCACAAAAATAGAAAGCACGTTGAGAAGCGCCTTGTCGTAATTTTCTCAACCAAACTGACTGACAACCTGAGGAACGTCCATTTTAATCCACCGTCGCAACCACTGCTCACCAACAAGCTATTCAACACAATGGAGAACCTTTACAATGACATGGAAGAATATGGCAAGATATGCCAACTGTACAccgagaaaaaacaaaaaagagaaaaaaaaacgaacaacaTTAATGATCTAGTAGATGAAGACATACTATGGATGTACGAAAcgaaggaagagaaggaggCCAAGGAACAGGAAGAATATttattggggaaaaaaattgatatgcaaaagttaatcgaagaggaggaagaagccaaaaaggaaatcgtaaaacaaaaaaataatatagacCATTTGAATAAAATCAGAGAAGATCCACTAactattattaaaaaaatggaatttcaaaagaagaaaatgatggATGAACAAAAGAGACTCTTGCAGTTGCAGCGCTCTAGGGAAATGCCCGAAGCGAATTCAATAAATAGACAAGGCGGCAAATCAGGCAGCAGCTCGTCAAGTGAAGAGGACGTCATGCGATCaagagaaaaggagaaagacaggaagaaaagaaggaaggaagaaaaaaggaaggaagaaaaaagggaaaaaagacgagtgaaaaaaagaaggaaagaaaagagtaaggaaaaaagggaaagaaaaagagaaaagaaacgaaaagaaaaaaaaaataaaaaggagaggaaagaaAGACAGGTTAACTCAGACACAGAGTCCGAATcggaagaggaaaagaaaatgagaaaatcgAGAAAGAGGGAGCGCGGGAGAAGTGATGAATCGGAAAAGGCAATGAGAAAGGCGAGAAAGAGGGAGCGCGGGAGAAGTGATGAATCGGAAAAGGCAATGagaaaggcgaaaaagagGGAACGCGGAAGAAGTGATGAATCAGCCATGGAAAGAGTTCGGGATGCGCGTCGACAgcggaaaagaagaagaggggAGAGCACTGAACGCGGAAGTGAAACTGACAGCGGATTTGACAGCAGACGTGACGGCGAACGTGATAACGAATGTGACAGTGGAACTGAAAGCGAACGTGATAGCAGACGTGATAGCAGACGTGACAGCGGAATTAAAAGCGAAATCGGCAGTGGTCGTCATCATCCTAGGCTTACAAAgtcgaaaaagaagagagaagaaaaaagtgacaaTGAATATAGCAGTGGTAGTATAAGTGACCTTAACGATGGCCGAAGtgggaaaggagaaaaacagcGGCGAATGGAATGGGAGCGCGAGAGGCGACGACGACGGGAACGATCGAGAGAAATAGATGAACATAGGGACAGGCAAAGTGATACCGAAcgcgaaagaaaaaggtggaGAAACGAGCGCTGACTCAGGAATCCAAACATTCAAGCGCGtaccaaaattaaaataaaat
This sequence is a window from Plasmodium cynomolgi strain B DNA, chromosome 3, whole genome shotgun sequence. Protein-coding genes within it:
- a CDS encoding hypothetical protein (putative); its protein translation is MENLYNDMEEYGKICQLYTEKKQKREKKTNNINDLVDEDILWMYETKEEKEAKEQEEYLLGKKIDMQKLIEEEEEAKKEIVKQKNNIDHLNKIREDPLTIIKKMEFQKKKMMDEQKRLLQLQRSREMPEANSINRQGGKSGSSSSSEEDVMRSREKEKDRKKRRKEEKRKEEKREKRRVKKRRKEKSKEKRERKREKKRKEKKNKKERKERQVNSDTESESEEEKKMRKSRKRERGRSDESEKAMRKARKRERGRSDESEKAMRKAKKRERGRSDESAMERVRDARRQRKRRRGESTERGSETDSGFDSRRDGERDNECDSGTESERDSRRDSRRDSGIKSEIGSGRHHPRLTKSKKKREEKSDNEYSSVGKEKNSGEWNGSARGDDDGNDREK